A genomic segment from Brevundimonas mediterranea encodes:
- a CDS encoding protein adenylyltransferase SelO family protein produces MPPSPAYRPEARVFDLGPDFADAVQAADFPQAVLRFRNDRAAADVGLEGLDDAEWIAAFGRFAPLPGQPGPLAMRYHGHQFRQYNPDLGDGRGFLAAQMRDASGRLLDLGTKGSGTTPWSRGGDGRLTLKGGVREVLAASMLEAQGVPTSRAFSLIETGEALERGDEPSPTRSAVLVRLSHSHIRFGTFQRAAYLGRADQIETLIEHVRTLYHPTVAAGDAPGLLRAVVEASARLTARWIAAGFVHGVLNTDNLNVTGESFDYGPWRFLPEYDPAFTAAYFDQTGLYAFARQPEAVFWNLTQLAGCLKLVAGAEPLTDALNSFGPAYIRELRAAFLMRLGVLSLGEAADQRLVDATLALLREGGEALRWEPLFFDWFGGFASSARALSGPRARLYQGEAFDVFRFALMEHEPDRIERLEHPMFAAREPEEMLIDEVEAIWAAIDAADDWAPFYAKLARLEAARTAWGFTA; encoded by the coding sequence ATGCCCCCCTCCCCCGCCTATCGCCCCGAAGCGCGCGTCTTCGATCTGGGCCCCGATTTCGCCGACGCCGTCCAGGCGGCCGATTTTCCCCAGGCCGTGCTGCGGTTCCGCAACGACCGCGCCGCCGCGGATGTGGGGCTGGAGGGGCTGGACGACGCCGAATGGATCGCCGCCTTCGGCCGGTTCGCGCCCCTGCCCGGTCAGCCCGGCCCTCTCGCCATGCGCTATCACGGGCACCAGTTCCGCCAATACAATCCGGACCTGGGCGACGGGCGGGGTTTTCTGGCCGCGCAGATGCGCGACGCCTCCGGCCGGTTGCTTGATTTAGGCACCAAGGGTTCGGGCACGACGCCCTGGTCGCGCGGCGGCGACGGGCGGCTGACGCTGAAGGGCGGGGTGCGCGAGGTGCTGGCCGCGTCGATGCTGGAGGCCCAGGGCGTCCCCACCAGCCGGGCCTTCTCCCTGATCGAGACCGGCGAGGCGCTGGAGCGGGGGGACGAGCCGTCGCCGACTCGTTCGGCTGTCCTGGTGCGCCTGTCACACTCCCATATCCGCTTCGGAACCTTCCAGCGCGCCGCCTATCTGGGTCGCGCCGATCAGATCGAGACCCTGATCGAACACGTCCGCACTCTTTATCACCCGACGGTCGCCGCCGGGGACGCGCCCGGCCTGCTGCGCGCCGTCGTCGAGGCCTCGGCCCGACTGACCGCCCGCTGGATCGCGGCCGGCTTCGTCCATGGCGTGCTGAACACCGACAATCTGAACGTCACGGGCGAGAGTTTCGACTATGGCCCCTGGCGCTTCCTGCCCGAATACGACCCGGCCTTCACCGCCGCCTATTTCGACCAGACCGGCCTCTACGCCTTCGCGCGCCAGCCCGAGGCGGTGTTCTGGAACCTGACGCAACTGGCCGGCTGTCTGAAACTGGTCGCCGGGGCCGAGCCCCTGACCGACGCCCTGAACAGCTTCGGCCCGGCCTATATCCGCGAACTGCGCGCCGCCTTCCTGATGCGGCTGGGCGTGCTCAGCCTGGGCGAGGCGGCTGACCAGCGGCTGGTCGATGCGACCCTGGCCCTGTTGCGCGAAGGCGGCGAGGCCCTGCGGTGGGAGCCTCTGTTCTTCGACTGGTTCGGCGGCTTCGCCTCCTCGGCCCGCGCCCTGTCGGGGCCGCGCGCCAGACTGTACCAGGGCGAGGCCTTCGACGTTTTCCGCTTCGCCCTGATGGAACATGAGCCCGACCGGATCGAACGGCTGGAGCATCCCATGTTCGCCGCCCGCGAGCCGGAGGAGATGCTGATCGACGAGGTCGAGGCGATCTGGGCCGCCATCGACGCCGCCGACGACTGGGCGCCCTTCTACGCCAAGCTGGCCCGGCTGGAGGCCGCCCGCACGGCCTGGGGGTTCACCGCCTGA
- a CDS encoding TonB-dependent receptor produces the protein MRHTNRYLRTTVSAAVVGAAVFGFAGIAAAQEAPASVDDIIVTAQKREQSLQDVPIVVTTLSQEVLDGAGVQDIKDLQILTPGMTVTSTQSEASTTVRIRGAGTVGDNPGLESSVGVVIDGVYRSRNSVGFGDLGELSRIEVLKGPQGTLFGKNTSAGVINIITERPSFDPSVSAELTAGNYGAMGGSVSATGPLSDIIAGRIFVAHRERDGFYDVNVGDGPRTLTEDNTQDYWTGRGQLLILPSDEVSIRLIADYTKRDEFCCSAVQTRVGPTQAFIAALAAPNGPGQRPPVAGFGTVPFSRTAYSNRETPQEIEDMGLSAEATIDLPSLNATLTSQTSWRDWSFQQGMDLDYTGADILHRENDGSNGYGVDNLTQEFRLAGATDKFDWLVGLFATKEGVYRDDSYSYGADYNGFASFLLTATLPAAVGGPSPSRLGCFTNPQGFLVTAAAPNTPLCVVGAVAPSAAAPTFAAGKAYEDHYSQRSESVALFTNNTWRVTEAFDLNLGLRYTYDSKRLLGVQDNLGSNGAACGGALANQNPANRAPSAIPGTVNVGTPAAAVGLLCLPWSNPLYDNRRIQEKFSDTDISGTFKGSYRFNDAVMAYASYARGYKGAGYNMDRVQTGVTPDASLFFDAETVDSYELGVKTTLFNRSMLLNLTYFDQKFENFQLNTFLGTAFVVESIPELTSRGVDADMVWFTPVEGLMFQGGVTYTDAKYNDFTAADLSNPARFPALSLLPGARASFAPEWSLTGALAFDRSLGGGLRGGFNLSAKYSTDYNTGSDLLPYKDQEAFTVVNGRITIGSEDERWTIDVWGQNLLQEEYTQVGFAAPLQGTAFTNTTTPQANGTYYNIATDTATYNAYLGAPRTWGVTLKVKY, from the coding sequence ATGCGCCACACTAACCGCTATCTCCGGACCACCGTGTCCGCCGCCGTCGTCGGCGCCGCCGTGTTCGGCTTCGCTGGGATCGCCGCCGCCCAGGAGGCGCCCGCCAGCGTGGACGACATCATCGTCACCGCCCAGAAGCGCGAACAGAGCCTGCAGGACGTGCCGATCGTGGTCACGACCCTGTCGCAGGAAGTGCTGGACGGCGCCGGGGTGCAGGACATCAAGGATCTGCAGATCCTGACGCCGGGCATGACCGTCACCTCGACCCAGTCGGAAGCCTCGACCACGGTCCGTATCCGCGGCGCCGGCACCGTCGGCGACAACCCCGGTCTGGAATCCTCGGTCGGCGTCGTGATCGACGGCGTCTATCGCTCGCGCAACTCGGTCGGCTTCGGCGACCTGGGCGAACTGAGCCGCATCGAGGTGCTGAAGGGGCCGCAGGGCACCCTGTTCGGCAAGAACACCTCGGCCGGGGTCATCAACATCATCACCGAACGCCCGTCGTTCGACCCGTCGGTTTCGGCCGAACTGACCGCCGGCAACTACGGCGCCATGGGCGGCTCGGTCTCGGCGACCGGCCCGCTCAGCGACATCATCGCCGGCCGCATCTTCGTGGCGCACCGCGAGCGCGACGGCTTCTATGACGTCAACGTCGGCGACGGCCCGCGCACCCTGACCGAGGACAACACCCAGGACTACTGGACCGGTCGCGGCCAGCTGCTGATCCTGCCCAGCGACGAGGTGTCGATCCGCCTGATCGCCGACTACACCAAGCGCGACGAATTCTGCTGCTCGGCGGTTCAGACCCGCGTCGGCCCGACCCAGGCCTTCATCGCCGCCCTGGCCGCGCCGAACGGCCCCGGCCAGCGGCCGCCCGTCGCCGGCTTCGGCACGGTGCCCTTCAGCCGCACCGCCTATTCGAACCGCGAGACGCCTCAAGAGATCGAGGACATGGGCCTGTCGGCGGAAGCCACCATCGACCTGCCCAGCCTGAACGCCACCCTGACGTCGCAGACCTCGTGGCGCGACTGGTCGTTCCAGCAGGGGATGGACCTGGACTATACGGGCGCCGACATCCTTCACCGCGAGAATGACGGGTCCAACGGCTACGGCGTCGACAACCTGACCCAGGAATTCCGTCTGGCCGGCGCGACGGACAAGTTCGACTGGCTGGTCGGCCTGTTCGCCACCAAGGAAGGCGTCTATCGCGACGACTCCTATTCCTACGGCGCGGACTACAACGGCTTCGCCTCCTTCCTGCTGACGGCGACCCTGCCGGCCGCCGTGGGGGGACCGAGCCCCAGCCGCCTGGGCTGTTTCACCAATCCGCAGGGCTTCCTGGTCACCGCCGCCGCGCCGAACACCCCGCTCTGCGTCGTCGGCGCCGTGGCGCCCAGCGCCGCCGCCCCGACCTTCGCGGCGGGCAAGGCCTATGAGGACCACTATTCCCAGCGGTCGGAATCGGTGGCCCTGTTCACCAACAACACCTGGCGGGTGACCGAGGCCTTCGACCTGAACCTGGGCCTGCGCTACACCTATGACAGCAAGCGTCTGCTGGGGGTTCAGGACAATCTGGGAAGCAATGGCGCGGCCTGCGGCGGCGCCCTGGCGAACCAGAATCCGGCCAACCGCGCGCCGTCGGCCATCCCCGGCACCGTCAATGTGGGGACCCCGGCCGCGGCTGTGGGCCTGCTGTGCCTGCCCTGGTCGAACCCGCTCTATGACAATCGCCGGATCCAGGAGAAGTTCAGCGACACCGACATCAGCGGCACGTTCAAGGGCTCCTACCGGTTCAACGACGCCGTCATGGCCTACGCCTCCTATGCGCGGGGCTACAAGGGCGCGGGCTACAACATGGACCGGGTGCAGACGGGGGTGACGCCGGACGCCTCGCTGTTCTTCGACGCCGAGACGGTGGACAGCTACGAGCTGGGGGTGAAGACGACCCTGTTCAACCGCTCGATGCTGCTGAACCTCACCTACTTCGATCAGAAGTTCGAGAACTTCCAGCTCAACACCTTCCTGGGCACCGCCTTCGTGGTGGAATCCATCCCGGAACTGACCTCGCGCGGCGTCGACGCCGACATGGTCTGGTTCACCCCGGTCGAGGGCCTGATGTTCCAGGGCGGCGTCACCTATACGGACGCCAAGTACAACGACTTCACCGCCGCCGACCTGTCGAACCCGGCGCGCTTCCCCGCCCTGTCCCTGCTGCCGGGCGCCCGCGCCTCGTTCGCTCCGGAATGGTCGCTGACCGGCGCCCTGGCCTTCGACCGCTCGCTGGGCGGCGGCCTGCGCGGCGGCTTCAACCTGTCGGCTAAATATTCGACCGACTACAACACCGGTTCGGACCTGCTGCCTTACAAGGACCAGGAGGCCTTCACCGTCGTCAACGGCCGCATCACCATCGGGTCGGAAGACGAACGCTGGACCATCGACGTCTGGGGCCAGAACCTGCTGCAGGAAGAATACACCCAGGTCGGCTTCGCCGCTCCGCTGCAGGGCACGGCCTTCACCAACACCACCACGCCCCAGGCGAACGGCACCTACTATAATATCGCCACCGACACGGCGACCTACAACGCCTACCTGGGCGCCCCGCGCACCTGGGGCGTGACGCTGAAGGTCAAATACTGA
- a CDS encoding efflux RND transporter periplasmic adaptor subunit: protein MSKTTRNALNLGAMALSAFLLASCGGHGDEKTEEKAAGGSRQTVTAATVTLTNLRRTVTASGSVSAWEEVPVAAETGGLTAVAVYVDEGSYVRQGQPLVQMNDVLLRAQLRQQQAQVQLGEANVARDDAALERAQQLKARGFLSQASLDTALANQRASNANLAAARATLAQTQTHLAQATIRAPVAGLIISRSVTKGQIISAGTELFRMVRDGRLELDAQVPETELAQVRAGQSATVTSSEAGTTAGTVRIVTPEVNASTRLGLARISLSPGAQLRPGMFARADIDVGDQPATTVPTGAVLYRDNKPGVFTLVADGRVHFQPVVILSRTDTQTAVTGVNVGAQVIVSGAGFLNEGDRVNVAQAPGGARSAVPAAAAAQPAAK from the coding sequence GTGTCCAAGACGACCCGAAACGCTCTCAACCTCGGCGCCATGGCCCTGTCGGCCTTCCTGCTGGCCAGTTGCGGCGGACATGGCGATGAGAAGACCGAGGAGAAGGCCGCCGGCGGCTCGCGCCAGACCGTCACCGCCGCCACCGTGACCCTGACCAATCTGCGCCGCACCGTCACCGCCTCGGGCAGCGTCTCGGCCTGGGAGGAAGTGCCGGTCGCGGCCGAGACCGGCGGCCTGACCGCCGTCGCCGTCTATGTGGATGAGGGCTCCTATGTCCGTCAGGGCCAGCCCCTGGTGCAGATGAACGACGTCCTGCTGCGCGCCCAGCTGCGCCAGCAGCAGGCCCAGGTGCAGTTGGGCGAGGCCAATGTGGCGCGCGACGACGCGGCGCTGGAGCGGGCGCAGCAGCTGAAGGCGCGCGGCTTCCTGTCTCAGGCCTCGCTGGACACCGCCCTGGCCAACCAGCGGGCGTCGAACGCCAATCTGGCCGCCGCCCGCGCCACCCTGGCCCAGACCCAGACCCATCTGGCCCAGGCCACCATCCGCGCCCCCGTCGCCGGCCTGATCATCAGCCGCAGCGTGACCAAGGGCCAGATCATCTCGGCCGGGACCGAACTGTTCCGCATGGTCCGCGACGGCCGGCTGGAGCTGGACGCCCAGGTGCCCGAGACCGAGCTGGCCCAGGTTCGCGCCGGCCAGTCGGCGACCGTGACCTCCAGCGAGGCGGGAACCACCGCGGGCACGGTCCGGATCGTCACGCCCGAGGTCAACGCCAGCACCCGCCTGGGCCTGGCCCGCATCTCGCTGTCGCCCGGCGCCCAGCTGCGGCCGGGCATGTTCGCCCGCGCCGACATCGACGTCGGCGACCAGCCGGCCACCACCGTACCCACCGGCGCGGTCCTGTATCGCGACAACAAGCCGGGGGTCTTCACCCTGGTCGCCGACGGCCGGGTTCACTTCCAGCCGGTCGTCATCCTGTCGCGGACCGACACCCAGACGGCCGTCACCGGCGTCAATGTCGGCGCCCAGGTCATCGTCAGCGGCGCGGGCTTCCTGAACGAGGGCGACCGCGTCAACGTCGCCCAGGCCCCCGGCGGCGCCCGTTCTGCTGTCCCCGCCGCCGCCGCCGCCCAGCCTGCGGCCAAGTAG
- the nhaA gene encoding Na+/H+ antiporter NhaA has product MARKLTLDFLKTEAASGSALALAAIAAVLVANSPWSADYFTWLKSYHVLQIGPIRLEESISDWIKEGLMAIFFLVVGLEIKYEIVRGELSDPRKLATPVLAALGGMAGPAAVYLLLSATMGAPHAGWPIPLATDIAFALAIFGFVGKGLPSSLRVFLLTLAIVDDLGAIALIAVLFSEGANWAPLFWALGLIAVGGLVAHRIRIPTPFWVLGFAAVWYLTVLSGLSTSLTAVAFAMIVPIAARKEDHQSPLKEAMHDLHPWNAFLVLPLFAFAKAGVSFAGLTMDQALAPLVVAIALGLFFGKQIGVLGMAWLASALRIGARPTDATWLQVYGVSLLCGVGFTMSLFIGVLAFPGAVDSPEQVEVKLGVIGGSILSAVAAAVVLGLAGRTRSKVRGE; this is encoded by the coding sequence GTGGCGCGCAAACTGACTCTCGACTTCCTCAAGACCGAGGCCGCGTCCGGCTCGGCCCTGGCCCTGGCGGCCATCGCGGCGGTGCTGGTGGCCAACTCGCCCTGGTCGGCGGACTATTTCACCTGGCTGAAGAGCTATCATGTGCTTCAGATCGGTCCGATCCGGCTGGAGGAATCGATCTCCGACTGGATCAAGGAAGGCCTGATGGCGATCTTCTTCCTCGTCGTGGGGCTGGAGATCAAATACGAGATCGTGCGCGGGGAGCTGAGCGACCCGCGCAAGCTGGCGACGCCGGTGCTGGCGGCCCTGGGCGGCATGGCCGGGCCGGCCGCCGTCTATCTGCTGCTGTCGGCGACGATGGGGGCGCCCCATGCGGGCTGGCCCATTCCGCTGGCCACCGACATCGCCTTCGCCCTGGCCATCTTCGGCTTCGTCGGCAAGGGCCTGCCGTCGTCGCTGCGGGTCTTCCTGCTGACCCTGGCCATCGTCGACGACCTGGGGGCCATCGCCCTGATCGCGGTCCTGTTCAGCGAGGGGGCCAACTGGGCGCCGCTGTTCTGGGCCCTGGGCCTGATCGCCGTGGGCGGCCTGGTGGCGCACCGGATCCGGATCCCGACGCCCTTCTGGGTGCTGGGCTTTGCGGCGGTCTGGTATCTGACGGTCCTGTCGGGGCTGAGCACCTCTCTGACCGCCGTGGCCTTCGCCATGATCGTGCCGATCGCGGCGCGCAAGGAGGATCACCAGAGCCCGCTGAAGGAGGCGATGCACGACCTGCATCCGTGGAACGCCTTCCTGGTCCTGCCGCTGTTCGCCTTCGCCAAGGCGGGAGTGTCCTTCGCCGGTCTGACGATGGATCAGGCCCTCGCGCCCCTGGTCGTCGCCATCGCCCTGGGCCTGTTCTTCGGCAAGCAGATCGGCGTGCTGGGCATGGCCTGGCTGGCCTCGGCCCTGAGGATCGGTGCCCGGCCGACCGACGCCACCTGGCTGCAGGTCTATGGGGTGTCGCTGCTGTGCGGCGTGGGCTTCACCATGAGCCTGTTCATCGGCGTCCTGGCATTCCCCGGCGCGGTCGATTCGCCCGAACAGGTCGAGGTCAAGCTGGGCGTCATCGGCGGCTCGATCCTGTCGGCCGTGGCGGCGGCTGTCGTTCTGGGTCTGGCGGGCCGGACCCGGTCGAAGGTCAGGGGCGAATAG
- a CDS encoding efflux RND transporter permease subunit, translating to MNQISSWAIKNPIPIILLFLLLTLGGVVGFMGMRINSNPDIDFPLVNVTAARPGSAPAEMEVQVTRLIEDSLAGLSGVRHITSNISDGVSTTVIEFELGTDTDRATNDVRNAMTGLRASLPQDMQEPGVQRIDITGDALITYVVRSPTMTPEQISWFIDNEMSRALLALGGVGQVNRSGGVDREMRVELDPQRLAAYGVTAAEVSQALTNVNNNLPGGRVTIAGSERAVRTLGAATSVAQLRETLVPLGEGKTVRLDNLGTVEDKWSEPRRLARYNGQEAVTFNFLRSRTASEVKVAEKVREEVKKIDEAHPELTISQVTASVEEIEESYLASLEALLLGAVLAVIIVFIFLRDWRATLIAATAMPMSLIPTFAILGPLDQSLNVVTLLALSLTIGILVDDAIVEIENIVRHMRDGKPPYDASLEAADEIGLAVVATTATIIAVFAPVGFMPGIIGQFFKAFALAACVSVAFSLLVARTLTPLMAAFILKHSHHEDRDPFWMGGYLKALHWCLGNRWKVFIIGILFLVGSIATSIVAKMSFEFMSPGDTARAAFQVELPPGSTLRQTDAVVQQITRKLEARPEVTSVYAAVGGQDVTQANIYADMVPKGDRELSQQAFARVMVDEMKQIPGARIRAGISQQGGGPGDGTTYTFSILSDDPVALNAAARKVEEEMRGVSGLANVVNSAAIARPEILVTPRPDEAALAGVSAGAISQAVRVATIGDVDQNLPKYNLGDRQIPIRLQLTEAAREDLSVLENLRVPATGGASVPLSAVADIQFGAGPATVTRQDRSRIASISAELDGITTGAASVAVNRLASVQKLPAGVRQVPAGDEEFIQEMLTGFGIAFASGILLMYAVLTLLFKSFAYPITIMAALPLAIGGAFIALAIGGANFSMSALIGVLMLMGIAAKNSILLVDYVIMAEKDGMPRREAIMDAAHKRARPILMTTFAMGAGMVPIAMGIGADVQFRSPMAIAVLGGLISSTFLSLLYIPAIFTIVDDVAQWARRILRRSTAGQRELAKPRQAPLVE from the coding sequence ATGAACCAGATCTCGTCCTGGGCGATCAAGAACCCGATTCCGATCATCCTGCTGTTCCTGCTGCTGACCCTCGGCGGCGTGGTCGGCTTCATGGGGATGCGGATCAACTCCAACCCCGACATCGACTTCCCGCTGGTCAATGTCACCGCCGCCCGCCCCGGATCCGCCCCGGCGGAAATGGAGGTCCAGGTCACGCGGCTGATCGAGGACTCGCTGGCCGGCCTGTCGGGCGTGCGCCACATCACCTCGAACATCAGCGACGGCGTCTCGACGACGGTGATCGAGTTCGAACTGGGCACGGACACCGACCGGGCCACCAACGACGTGCGCAACGCCATGACCGGACTGCGCGCCAGCCTGCCCCAGGACATGCAGGAGCCGGGGGTCCAGCGCATCGACATCACCGGCGACGCCCTGATCACCTATGTGGTCCGCTCGCCGACCATGACGCCGGAACAGATCAGCTGGTTCATCGACAACGAGATGAGCCGCGCCCTGCTGGCCCTGGGCGGCGTGGGCCAGGTCAACCGCTCGGGCGGCGTGGACCGCGAAATGCGGGTCGAGCTGGATCCGCAGCGGCTGGCCGCCTACGGCGTCACGGCGGCCGAGGTCAGCCAGGCCCTGACCAACGTCAACAACAACCTGCCCGGCGGCCGCGTCACCATCGCCGGGTCCGAGCGCGCCGTCCGCACCCTGGGCGCCGCCACCTCGGTGGCGCAGTTGCGCGAGACCCTGGTGCCGCTGGGCGAGGGCAAGACCGTGCGCCTGGATAATCTGGGCACGGTCGAGGACAAGTGGAGCGAACCGCGCCGCCTGGCCCGCTACAACGGCCAGGAGGCCGTCACCTTCAACTTCCTGCGCTCGCGCACCGCGTCCGAGGTCAAGGTCGCCGAAAAGGTCCGCGAAGAGGTCAAGAAGATCGACGAGGCCCATCCCGAGCTGACCATCAGCCAGGTCACGGCCAGCGTCGAAGAGATCGAAGAGAGCTATCTGGCCTCGCTGGAGGCCCTGCTGCTGGGCGCCGTCCTGGCCGTCATCATCGTCTTCATCTTCCTGCGCGACTGGCGCGCCACCCTGATCGCGGCGACGGCCATGCCGATGTCGCTGATCCCGACCTTCGCCATCCTGGGCCCGCTGGACCAGTCGCTGAACGTCGTCACCCTGCTGGCCCTGTCCCTGACCATCGGCATTCTGGTCGACGACGCCATCGTGGAGATCGAGAACATCGTCCGCCACATGCGCGACGGCAAACCGCCCTATGACGCCTCGCTGGAGGCGGCGGACGAGATCGGTCTGGCGGTCGTGGCCACCACCGCCACCATCATCGCCGTCTTCGCGCCGGTCGGCTTCATGCCCGGCATCATCGGCCAGTTCTTCAAGGCCTTCGCGCTTGCGGCCTGTGTCTCCGTGGCCTTCTCGCTGCTGGTGGCGCGGACCCTGACGCCGTTGATGGCGGCCTTCATCCTGAAACACTCCCACCACGAGGATCGCGACCCGTTCTGGATGGGCGGCTATCTGAAGGCCCTGCACTGGTGCCTGGGCAACCGCTGGAAGGTCTTCATCATCGGCATCCTGTTCCTGGTCGGGTCGATCGCGACCTCGATCGTGGCCAAGATGTCGTTCGAGTTCATGTCGCCCGGCGACACGGCGCGCGCGGCCTTCCAGGTGGAACTGCCGCCGGGTTCGACCCTGCGCCAGACCGACGCCGTGGTGCAGCAGATCACCCGCAAGCTGGAGGCCCGCCCCGAGGTCACCTCGGTCTATGCCGCCGTCGGCGGCCAGGACGTGACCCAGGCCAATATCTACGCCGACATGGTGCCCAAGGGCGACCGCGAGCTGAGCCAGCAGGCCTTCGCGCGGGTCATGGTCGACGAGATGAAACAGATCCCCGGCGCCCGCATCCGCGCCGGCATCAGCCAGCAGGGCGGCGGCCCCGGCGACGGCACCACCTACACCTTCTCGATCCTGAGCGACGATCCCGTCGCCCTGAACGCCGCGGCGCGCAAGGTGGAGGAAGAAATGCGCGGCGTGTCGGGTCTGGCCAATGTCGTCAACTCGGCCGCCATCGCGCGTCCCGAAATCCTGGTCACGCCGCGTCCGGACGAGGCCGCCCTGGCGGGCGTGTCGGCCGGCGCCATCTCCCAGGCGGTGCGGGTCGCCACCATCGGCGACGTCGATCAGAACCTGCCCAAATATAACCTGGGCGACCGCCAGATCCCGATCCGGCTGCAGCTGACCGAAGCGGCGCGCGAGGACCTGAGCGTGCTGGAGAACCTGCGTGTGCCGGCGACGGGCGGGGCTTCGGTGCCGCTGAGCGCCGTCGCCGACATCCAGTTCGGCGCCGGTCCGGCCACCGTCACCCGTCAGGACCGGTCGCGTATCGCCTCGATCAGCGCCGAACTGGACGGCATCACCACCGGCGCGGCGAGCGTGGCGGTCAACCGCCTGGCCTCGGTCCAGAAGCTGCCCGCCGGCGTGCGCCAGGTGCCGGCCGGCGACGAGGAGTTCATCCAGGAGATGCTGACCGGCTTCGGCATCGCCTTCGCCTCGGGCATTCTGCTGATGTATGCGGTGCTGACCCTGCTGTTCAAAAGCTTCGCCTATCCGATCACCATCATGGCGGCCCTGCCCCTGGCCATCGGCGGCGCCTTCATCGCCCTGGCCATCGGCGGCGCCAACTTCTCCATGTCGGCCCTGATCGGGGTGCTGATGCTGATGGGGATCGCGGCCAAGAACTCCATCCTGCTGGTCGACTATGTCATCATGGCCGAGAAGGACGGGATGCCGCGCCGTGAGGCCATCATGGACGCCGCGCACAAGCGCGCCCGCCCCATCCTGATGACCACCTTCGCCATGGGCGCGGGCATGGTGCCGATCGCCATGGGCATCGGGGCCGACGTCCAGTTCCGCTCGCCGATGGCCATCGCCGTGCTGGGGGGACTGATCTCCTCGACCTTCCTGTCCCTGCTCTACATCCCCGCCATCTTCACCATCGTCGATGACGTGGCCCAGTGGGCGCGGCGCATCCTGCGCCGCTCGACGGCGGGACAGCGGGAACTGGCGAAACCGCGGCAGGCGCCGTTGGTGGAGTAG